The Paraburkholderia sp. ZP32-5 genome includes a window with the following:
- a CDS encoding aromatic-ring-hydroxylating dioxygenase subunit beta — MINADQLSVRPVTRAEVEDFLFAEAELLDTWQLDAWLQLLTDDAAYLVPSNDAPQANHRDALFTIADNAERIRQRVIRIKDPNCHAEFPKSRTRRLLANVRIVEQTDEQLTVTANFVCYRYRRYERIREYVGQYRYVLARSEQNPHGLLIRERRVLLDAHELGSLGSVSFIL, encoded by the coding sequence ATGATCAACGCCGACCAGCTTTCCGTGCGCCCGGTGACGCGCGCCGAAGTCGAAGACTTCCTGTTTGCCGAAGCCGAATTGCTCGACACGTGGCAACTCGATGCATGGCTGCAATTGCTGACCGACGATGCCGCCTACCTGGTGCCGTCCAACGATGCGCCGCAAGCGAACCATCGCGACGCGCTGTTCACGATCGCCGACAACGCCGAACGGATTCGCCAGCGCGTGATCCGCATCAAGGATCCGAATTGCCACGCGGAGTTTCCGAAGTCACGCACGCGGCGTTTGCTGGCCAATGTGCGCATCGTCGAGCAAACCGATGAGCAATTGACCGTCACCGCGAATTTCGTCTGCTACCGCTATCGGCGCTATGAACGTATCCGCGAATACGTCGGCCAGTATCGCTATGTATTGGCACGTAGCGAACAGAACCCGCATGGCCTGTTGATCCGCGAGCGCCGCGTGCTGCTCGATGCGCACGAACTGGGTTCGCTCGGCTCGGTTAGCTTCATTCTTTGA
- a CDS encoding MFS transporter, which produces MIVLQDRTSPAMAALAPPDGMESPRRQWAVFAVLLGTFLATLDAAIANIAVPVIAHEFGSTASTSIWVVNAYQLAVGVAVLPLAALGERLGYKRIFMSGVAVFTLASVACAMAPSIGALIAFRVLQGLGGACVSALTPALLRHAFPHRMIGRGISLLALVVAISSSLGPSAAAAILRVADWRWLFGVNIPVGVCVLMLTSLALPRLEGVARPFDTVGALLGGVTLTLLIIGVGGLGDRAATPYALAELGAALVFGGVLCVHTKRAAAPLVPVDLLRIPVFSLSMITSICSYAAQALALISLPFLLEHQFARSTSIAGLLITPWPLAIVFIAPIAGRLSDRYPGGVLGSIGMLVLAVGLALTATMPFSATDAQIAWRILLCGIGFSLFQTPNNRMLLTAGPRERSGAAGGMMTMARLIGMTLGAAVAALLFALSADHGGVMALVAGAVFAVAGGVASCLRLVSARR; this is translated from the coding sequence GTGATCGTGTTACAGGACCGAACCTCGCCCGCCATGGCGGCACTTGCTCCCCCGGATGGCATGGAGTCGCCGCGACGCCAATGGGCCGTGTTCGCGGTTCTGCTCGGCACCTTTCTGGCCACGCTCGATGCGGCGATCGCCAATATCGCCGTGCCGGTGATTGCGCACGAGTTCGGCAGCACGGCGTCAACGTCGATCTGGGTCGTCAACGCGTATCAGCTGGCGGTGGGCGTCGCCGTGCTGCCGCTCGCCGCACTCGGCGAGCGGCTCGGCTACAAGCGCATCTTCATGAGCGGCGTGGCGGTATTTACGCTCGCGTCGGTCGCGTGCGCAATGGCGCCGTCGATCGGCGCGCTGATCGCCTTTCGCGTGTTGCAGGGCCTGGGCGGCGCCTGCGTGAGCGCGCTGACGCCCGCGCTGCTGCGCCATGCGTTTCCTCATCGGATGATCGGACGCGGCATCTCGCTGCTCGCGTTGGTCGTGGCGATTTCATCGTCGCTCGGACCGAGTGCCGCGGCGGCGATTCTGCGTGTCGCCGATTGGCGCTGGCTGTTCGGCGTAAATATTCCGGTCGGCGTGTGCGTGCTGATGCTGACCAGTCTCGCGTTGCCGCGTCTTGAGGGCGTGGCGCGGCCGTTCGATACAGTCGGTGCGTTGCTTGGCGGCGTGACGCTGACGCTGCTGATCATCGGCGTCGGCGGGCTCGGCGATCGCGCGGCCACGCCATATGCGCTGGCGGAGCTAGGCGCGGCGCTCGTGTTCGGCGGTGTGCTGTGTGTCCACACGAAGCGAGCCGCCGCACCGTTGGTGCCAGTCGACCTGCTGCGTATCCCGGTGTTTTCGCTATCGATGATTACGTCGATCTGCTCTTACGCCGCGCAAGCACTCGCGCTGATTTCGCTGCCTTTTCTGCTCGAACATCAGTTCGCGCGCAGCACGTCGATAGCCGGTCTGCTGATTACGCCGTGGCCGCTTGCAATCGTCTTTATCGCGCCGATCGCCGGGCGGCTATCGGATCGATATCCGGGGGGCGTACTCGGCTCGATTGGGATGCTGGTGCTGGCCGTGGGGCTCGCGTTGACCGCGACGATGCCGTTTTCCGCCACCGATGCGCAGATCGCGTGGCGCATCTTGCTGTGCGGCATCGGCTTCAGCCTGTTCCAGACACCTAACAACCGGATGCTGCTGACGGCGGGCCCACGGGAGCGCAGCGGAGCAGCCGGCGGAATGATGACGATGGCGCGGTTGATCGGCATGACGCTCGGCGCGGCGGTCGCCGCGCTATTGTTCGCGCTCAGCGCGGATCATGGCGGCGTGATGGCACTGGTCGCCGGTGCGGTGTTTGCGGTGGCGGGTGGTGTGGCGAGTTGTTTGCGGCTGGTTAGTGCGAGGCGATAA
- a CDS encoding non-heme iron oxygenase ferredoxin subunit produces MSHTPTRVCSVADVPLNSIRRFEIEGHAIALYNINGAFYATDDACTHGMSSLSDGELDGDVVECSLHLGAFHVPTGKPAGAPCSIPLQVYRTEVIDGEISVYWLARDPSWVPIRMH; encoded by the coding sequence ATGAGTCATACCCCCACACGCGTTTGCAGCGTCGCCGACGTGCCGCTCAACTCGATTCGCCGCTTCGAAATCGAAGGCCATGCGATCGCGCTTTACAACATAAACGGCGCCTTCTATGCGACTGACGATGCGTGCACGCACGGCATGTCCAGTCTGTCGGACGGCGAACTGGACGGCGACGTGGTCGAGTGCAGCCTGCATCTGGGCGCATTCCACGTGCCGACCGGCAAGCCCGCGGGCGCGCCGTGCTCGATACCGCTGCAGGTGTACCGCACAGAAGTCATCGATGGCGAGATCAGCGTTTATTGGCTCGCGCGCGATCCGTCATGGGTGCCGATACGGATGCACTAA
- a CDS encoding aromatic ring-hydroxylating oxygenase subunit alpha: MGREGRYIIDDAERKVFKLNREVHVSEDLLREEVAKIFSKCWIYVGHASEIPKPGDFVTRRVAGRPVIFCRDGKGNVQCLFNTCRHRGATVCTERAGNTRRFFCVYHGWSYGNDGSLARIPGDDAYDEGFEKSEYALKRPARFESYRDLWFMCLDADAVSLTDYLGAAVMDYIDLVFEQSPSGQMQVITGSQEYDVEANWKLMVENSVDDYHLPTTHSTWLNFMKNSGVDIEPPREAGLVLPTKGYAIDLGNGHFTTDNVNFRGRPVARWIPLYGEEAKEEIESIRAELVARLGEERAARVADTNRNLVIFPNLVINDGSSVTIRTFYPDGPARMQVTAWAAGPVEESESARARRLDAFLTFYGPGGFATPDDVEALELVQQGLANWQDDPWSEMSRGLNKSESEQLNSDEHHLRTFWRRWNELMTGSAQ, encoded by the coding sequence ATGGGCAGAGAAGGGCGGTACATCATCGATGACGCGGAGCGCAAGGTCTTCAAGCTGAACCGCGAAGTCCACGTTTCCGAAGATTTGCTTCGCGAAGAAGTAGCGAAGATTTTTTCAAAATGCTGGATTTATGTTGGGCACGCCTCGGAAATCCCAAAACCCGGCGACTTCGTCACGCGGCGCGTGGCCGGCCGCCCGGTCATCTTCTGTCGCGACGGCAAGGGCAACGTGCAGTGCCTGTTCAATACGTGCCGGCATCGCGGCGCGACCGTCTGTACCGAGCGCGCCGGCAATACGCGGCGTTTCTTCTGCGTCTATCACGGCTGGAGCTACGGCAACGATGGCTCGCTCGCCCGCATTCCGGGTGACGACGCGTACGACGAAGGTTTCGAGAAAAGCGAATACGCGCTGAAGCGTCCCGCGCGCTTCGAGTCGTATCGCGACCTGTGGTTCATGTGCCTCGACGCGGACGCGGTGTCGCTCACCGACTATCTTGGCGCCGCCGTGATGGACTACATCGACCTCGTATTCGAACAGTCGCCGTCGGGCCAGATGCAGGTGATTACCGGCTCGCAGGAATACGACGTCGAAGCGAACTGGAAGCTGATGGTCGAAAACAGCGTCGACGATTACCACCTGCCCACCACGCATTCGACGTGGCTGAATTTCATGAAGAACTCCGGTGTCGATATCGAACCGCCGCGAGAAGCCGGCCTCGTGCTGCCCACCAAGGGCTACGCAATCGATCTCGGCAACGGCCACTTCACGACCGACAACGTCAATTTCCGCGGCCGGCCGGTCGCGCGCTGGATTCCGCTGTACGGCGAAGAGGCGAAGGAGGAGATCGAGTCGATTCGCGCCGAACTGGTTGCGCGCCTCGGCGAAGAGCGCGCGGCGCGCGTCGCGGATACCAACCGCAATCTGGTGATCTTCCCGAATCTGGTGATCAACGACGGGTCGTCGGTGACGATCCGCACGTTCTATCCCGACGGGCCGGCGCGCATGCAGGTCACCGCGTGGGCGGCGGGCCCGGTGGAGGAATCGGAATCCGCGCGCGCGCGCCGGCTCGATGCATTCCTGACGTTCTACGGCCCCGGCGGCTTCGCGACGCCGGACGACGTCGAAGCGCTGGAACTCGTGCAGCAGGGTCTCGCCAACTGGCAGGACGACCCGTGGTCCGAAATGTCGCGCGGTCTCAACAAGAGCGAGAGCGAGCAATTGAATAGTGACGAACATCATCTGCGCACGTTCTGGCGGCGCTGGAATGAACTGATGACCGGGAGCGCGCAATGA
- a CDS encoding IclR family transcriptional regulator has product MISVLDLIEASSSGLTFDQMLDALKLTRSTLYRYVKILSEAGLITSLSDLGYTLGPRVAELDYKMRTQDPLIVASIPIMAELARAVPGVVLLCRRYRDKVLCVHQEGSSVTFSSGYERGRDRPLLRGAASRIILAHMHTRAISRLYAEREAEFKEAELGDSLAKVRATLAQIRQRGWDVSEGQVTAGVTGIAAPVFDSEGAIVGSLSITIGKASMKSDEISRVAERVTFCAGIVSNAISRSAAP; this is encoded by the coding sequence ATGATTTCGGTCCTCGATCTGATCGAAGCAAGCAGCAGCGGGCTGACTTTCGATCAGATGCTCGACGCACTCAAACTCACGCGCTCGACCCTCTATCGCTACGTCAAGATCCTGTCCGAGGCGGGCCTGATTACTTCGCTGTCCGATCTCGGCTATACGCTGGGTCCGCGTGTCGCCGAGCTCGACTACAAGATGCGTACGCAGGACCCGCTGATCGTCGCGAGCATTCCGATCATGGCCGAGCTTGCGCGTGCGGTGCCCGGCGTCGTGCTGCTATGCCGCCGCTATCGCGACAAGGTGCTGTGTGTTCATCAGGAAGGCTCCAGCGTGACGTTCAGCAGCGGCTATGAACGCGGCCGCGACCGCCCGCTGCTCAGAGGCGCGGCGTCGCGCATCATCCTCGCGCATATGCATACGCGCGCCATTTCGCGCCTCTATGCGGAGCGCGAAGCGGAGTTCAAGGAGGCGGAACTCGGCGATTCGCTCGCGAAGGTTCGCGCCACCCTCGCGCAGATTCGCCAGCGCGGCTGGGACGTCAGCGAAGGTCAGGTCACCGCCGGCGTCACCGGTATTGCCGCGCCGGTGTTCGACAGCGAAGGCGCGATCGTCGGCAGCTTGAGCATCACGATCGGCAAGGCGTCGATGAAGAGTGATGAGATCAGCCGCGTGGCCGAGCGCGTGACGTTTTGCGCGGGCATCGTTTCTAATGCGATTTCGCGCAGCGCAGCGCCTTAG
- a CDS encoding class II aldolase/adducin family protein gives MTNRDTLINELVAANRILANEGIVDGFGHVSVRDPENPQRYILARARPPELIERSDIMTFELDGTPVDASIGKPYLERYIHGALYEARPDVHAVVHSHSHSVAPFSVSGARIRPIVHSCATIGCNVPVWDAQTSFGDTNLLISDMAMGRDFANVLGDNTSALMRGHGSTVVGESLRAVVYTAVYLEVNAKLQMSAMQLGEVRYLSAGEIEKIKARLKDAKPGEGYDRAWEYWCRHAGIEFKAVS, from the coding sequence ATGACGAACAGAGACACGTTGATCAATGAACTGGTGGCGGCGAACCGCATCCTTGCAAACGAAGGCATCGTCGATGGCTTCGGCCACGTCAGCGTGCGCGATCCGGAGAATCCGCAGCGCTATATTCTGGCGCGCGCGCGGCCGCCGGAACTGATCGAGCGCAGCGACATCATGACCTTCGAACTCGACGGCACGCCGGTCGATGCATCGATCGGCAAGCCGTATCTGGAGCGGTATATCCATGGCGCGCTGTACGAAGCGCGTCCCGACGTGCACGCGGTGGTGCACAGCCATAGCCATAGCGTCGCGCCGTTTTCGGTCAGTGGTGCACGCATCCGTCCGATCGTGCATAGCTGCGCGACGATCGGCTGCAACGTGCCGGTGTGGGACGCGCAAACGTCTTTTGGCGACACCAATCTGCTGATCTCCGATATGGCGATGGGCCGCGATTTCGCCAACGTACTCGGCGACAACACCAGCGCGCTGATGCGCGGACACGGCTCGACCGTGGTCGGCGAATCGCTGCGCGCGGTGGTGTACACGGCCGTTTATCTGGAAGTGAACGCGAAATTGCAGATGAGCGCGATGCAGCTCGGCGAAGTGCGTTATCTGAGCGCGGGCGAAATCGAGAAGATCAAGGCGCGACTCAAAGACGCAAAACCGGGCGAAGGTTATGACCGCGCGTGGGAGTACTGGTGCCGTCACGCCGGCATCGAATTCAAGGCGGTTTCCTGA
- a CDS encoding 2Fe-2S iron-sulfur cluster-binding protein, whose amino-acid sequence MSDFHIQLEDGTGFTCGAHDTLTRAGLRAGLAMPYECNAGGCGTCRYELLSGDVEDRYPDAPALTERDRRKGRRLGCQSVPRSDLRVRINVEACAAATPVPRRLHATLTGTSDITHDIREFRFRLDEPAPFLPGQYALLEIPGVDRPRAYSMSNIADVANVADGSGEWHFQIRRVPQGRATTALFERAEPGMQLVIDGPYGNAFLREDVARDIVCVAGGSGLSPMLSIARGMAASGALAQRRLRFVMGGRTPADIGGEEQLRALAGFGANITFHPAISMPEPHSRWTGAVGFAHDIALAEAGERPADHEWYFAGPPPMVMAVESSLRNAGVPQQQLHFDRYF is encoded by the coding sequence ATGTCGGACTTTCACATACAACTTGAGGATGGCACCGGCTTCACGTGCGGTGCGCACGATACGCTGACGCGCGCCGGTTTGCGAGCCGGTCTTGCGATGCCGTACGAATGCAACGCGGGCGGCTGCGGGACCTGCCGGTACGAACTGCTGTCGGGCGACGTCGAGGATCGCTATCCGGACGCGCCGGCCCTCACCGAACGCGATCGTCGCAAGGGCCGTCGGCTCGGCTGCCAGTCGGTGCCGAGATCGGACCTCAGGGTGCGTATCAACGTCGAAGCGTGCGCTGCGGCCACGCCCGTACCGCGACGTCTGCACGCGACGCTGACGGGCACGTCGGACATCACGCACGACATCCGCGAATTCCGCTTTCGGCTCGATGAGCCCGCGCCATTTCTGCCTGGACAGTACGCGCTGCTCGAGATACCAGGCGTCGATCGTCCGCGCGCGTACTCGATGTCGAATATCGCGGACGTCGCGAACGTTGCCGACGGCAGCGGCGAGTGGCATTTCCAGATTCGCCGTGTGCCGCAGGGAAGGGCAACGACCGCGCTGTTCGAGCGAGCCGAACCAGGCATGCAGCTCGTGATCGACGGACCTTATGGCAACGCGTTTCTGCGCGAAGACGTGGCGCGCGACATCGTCTGCGTGGCCGGCGGTTCCGGCTTGTCGCCGATGCTATCGATTGCGCGAGGTATGGCCGCATCCGGCGCGCTCGCGCAGCGGCGCCTGCGCTTCGTAATGGGCGGGCGCACGCCTGCCGATATCGGCGGCGAGGAGCAGCTACGCGCGTTGGCGGGCTTCGGCGCGAACATCACTTTTCATCCGGCGATCTCGATGCCCGAGCCGCACTCGCGTTGGACCGGCGCGGTCGGCTTTGCTCACGACATCGCGCTTGCCGAAGCCGGCGAGCGGCCCGCGGATCACGAGTGGTATTTTGCCGGCCCACCGCCGATGGTGATGGCCGTCGAGAGCAGCCTGCGCAATGCGGGCGTGCCTCAGCAGCAATTGCATTTCGATCGCTATTTCTAA
- a CDS encoding amidohydrolase family protein produces MEQAQTIAQPAKVDYARIATEEAFAPPEMLKIWRKILDGADPDPGFVSLIGFYMSSPSARARHIIECLQDLDQLRLQHMDEAGIDRQVIALTSPGVQVMDKDTAVSFAQVANDQLSEAVRKHPTRFSGMVAIAPQDPAAAAKEIERGVQELGLTGIIVNSHTQGEYLSDPKFWEIFEAAQANDTPIYLHPNTPPRNMIGPFLECGLDGAIYGFGVETGMHALRLITAGVFDRFPKLQIILGHMGEALPFWSYRLDYMHRATVVSKRYASMQPIKKKPSEYLRENFYITNSGVASEPAIKFTQDMMGADRVMYAMDYPYQHAVEEVSILDGMAISAEDKKRFFQSNAEAAFRLK; encoded by the coding sequence ATGGAACAGGCACAAACCATCGCTCAACCCGCTAAAGTCGACTACGCGCGCATCGCGACGGAAGAAGCATTCGCACCGCCCGAGATGCTGAAAATCTGGCGCAAGATTCTCGACGGCGCCGATCCCGATCCGGGCTTCGTCAGTCTGATCGGTTTTTATATGAGCAGCCCGAGCGCGCGTGCGCGGCATATCATCGAATGTTTGCAGGATCTCGACCAGTTGCGGCTGCAACATATGGATGAAGCCGGCATCGACCGTCAGGTGATCGCGTTGACGTCGCCCGGCGTTCAGGTCATGGATAAGGACACGGCGGTGTCGTTTGCGCAGGTTGCCAACGACCAGTTGTCGGAAGCGGTGCGCAAGCATCCGACGCGCTTTTCCGGCATGGTGGCGATCGCTCCGCAAGATCCCGCTGCCGCGGCGAAGGAAATCGAGCGTGGCGTGCAGGAGCTGGGTCTGACCGGCATTATCGTCAACTCGCACACGCAGGGCGAGTACCTGTCGGACCCGAAGTTCTGGGAGATCTTCGAAGCAGCGCAAGCGAACGACACGCCGATTTATCTGCATCCGAATACGCCGCCGCGCAACATGATCGGGCCGTTTCTCGAATGCGGACTCGACGGCGCCATCTACGGTTTCGGCGTCGAGACCGGTATGCATGCATTGCGTCTGATTACCGCCGGCGTGTTCGACCGCTTTCCGAAGCTGCAAATCATCCTCGGGCACATGGGTGAAGCGCTGCCGTTCTGGTCGTATCGGCTCGACTACATGCATCGCGCGACGGTGGTATCGAAGCGCTATGCGAGCATGCAGCCGATCAAGAAGAAGCCGAGCGAGTACCTGCGCGAGAACTTCTACATCACCAATAGCGGCGTAGCGTCGGAACCGGCGATCAAGTTCACGCAGGATATGATGGGCGCCGACCGGGTTATGTACGCTATGGATTACCCGTATCAGCATGCGGTCGAGGAAGTGAGTATTCTCGACGGCATGGCGATCAGCGCCGAGGACAAGAAGCGTTTCTTCCAGAGCAATGCGGAAGCGGCGTTCCGTCTGAAATAG